One window of Caldisericum exile AZM16c01 genomic DNA carries:
- a CDS encoding copper amine oxidase N-terminal domain-containing protein, with the protein MKKIVLIVVASLLMFALVSAVYASSGSKNILVTFRNIKIVINGEPKLSSQEPFIYNGSIYVPLRFISESLGMSVKWDGPTNTVDIEPLPNTVTIKSEPVPGAEITVEQCPGPVVIFKKKTCKTDESGNFSITFSKSELAAMGDQTDILLTINVKDSARYSLEDVASNRIVVRLLRSKGPTYNFTLLWNQNTAQNKANKGSFAVNPKAQT; encoded by the coding sequence ATGAAAAAAATTGTATTAATTGTCGTAGCATCTTTGCTAATGTTTGCTCTTGTTTCAGCAGTCTATGCTTCCTCGGGAAGCAAAAATATACTTGTCACTTTCAGGAACATAAAAATAGTTATAAACGGTGAGCCCAAACTCTCTTCACAGGAACCATTTATATACAACGGTTCAATTTATGTGCCGTTGCGCTTTATTTCCGAAAGCTTAGGTATGTCTGTGAAATGGGACGGGCCTACTAACACGGTAGATATAGAGCCGTTACCAAATACGGTGACAATTAAAAGCGAGCCAGTTCCTGGAGCAGAAATTACCGTTGAGCAATGCCCAGGGCCCGTTGTTATCTTTAAGAAAAAAACATGTAAGACAGATGAAAGTGGCAATTTTTCAATTACTTTCTCAAAAAGCGAACTTGCAGCAATGGGAGATCAAACAGATATTCTGCTCACAATTAATGTTAAGGATTCGGCGAGGTATTCTCTCGAAGACGTAGCTTCAAATAGAATAGTCGTAAGACTATTGCGTTCAAAAGGACCAACTTATAATTTTACCCTACTTTGGAACCAGAACACCGCTCAGAATAAGGCTAATAAGGGCTCGTTTGCCGTAAATCCCAAAGCGCAAACTTAA
- the secG gene encoding preprotein translocase subunit SecG, whose amino-acid sequence MSTFAIVLIVLDLIFAVSTVLSILLMDPKGAGLGAISGGATVFHNKTAKDILLERLATVFGILFVLTTIFLNVFKVF is encoded by the coding sequence ATGAGTACATTTGCGATTGTATTAATAGTTTTGGATTTGATTTTTGCAGTTAGCACGGTTTTGTCGATCCTCTTAATGGATCCAAAAGGTGCTGGACTTGGTGCTATTTCTGGTGGCGCAACAGTCTTCCATAATAAGACTGCAAAGGACATTTTGTTGGAGCGTTTGGCTACCGTATTTGGCATACTATTCGTCCTTACTACAATATTTTTAAACGTATTTAAAGTCTTTTAA
- a CDS encoding phosphoglycerate kinase, whose amino-acid sequence MNKKTLRDVDITNKRVLVRVDFNVPITKDGKVLDDFRILSVLPTINYLRERNAKVVLMSHLGRPKGRDESLKMDPVAKALEELGGFKVYKLDDCIGENVKKFIDETLKTGEVVLLENLRFNKGEEDNDPEFAKALASLGDIFVNDAFATAHRVAASTVGITQYLPAVAGILMEKEIATLSKLLESPEHPYIAVLGGAKVSDKIGLIKNLLTKVDEILIGGGMCFTFLKVKGYNIGRSLCEDDKLDVAKSLLEEAKARGVKIVLPVDVISATEVKEEGYAGIFDIEDMKSDLVGVDIGPKTVKLFENELSKAKTIVWNGPLGVFEIEKFAQGTFETAKLIGGLEGVTTVAGGGETVAAFRKFNLQDKITHLSTGGGAFLEFLEGKVLPAVDALNDKE is encoded by the coding sequence ATGAATAAAAAAACCTTAAGGGATGTTGATATTACAAATAAAAGGGTCCTTGTTAGGGTTGATTTTAATGTGCCCATAACAAAAGACGGTAAAGTTCTTGATGATTTTAGGATTTTAAGCGTCCTTCCAACGATAAATTATCTTAGGGAAAGAAATGCAAAAGTTGTTTTAATGAGCCATCTTGGAAGACCGAAAGGAAGAGACGAATCCCTCAAAATGGACCCTGTTGCAAAAGCCCTTGAGGAACTTGGAGGCTTTAAAGTTTATAAACTTGACGATTGCATCGGAGAAAACGTTAAAAAATTCATTGATGAAACTCTCAAAACAGGCGAAGTAGTCCTTCTTGAAAATTTGCGATTCAATAAAGGAGAAGAAGATAATGACCCTGAATTTGCAAAGGCACTTGCAAGTTTAGGTGATATTTTCGTAAATGATGCCTTCGCAACAGCACACAGGGTTGCTGCATCTACTGTGGGTATTACGCAATACCTTCCGGCAGTCGCAGGAATCCTAATGGAGAAAGAAATTGCAACACTTTCTAAACTTCTTGAATCTCCCGAGCACCCATATATTGCAGTATTAGGTGGAGCGAAAGTTTCTGATAAGATCGGTCTTATTAAGAATCTTCTTACAAAGGTTGATGAAATTCTCATCGGTGGCGGCATGTGTTTTACTTTCCTAAAGGTTAAAGGCTACAACATTGGTAGATCTCTCTGTGAGGATGACAAACTCGATGTCGCAAAGAGCCTTTTGGAGGAAGCAAAAGCGCGAGGTGTTAAGATTGTTCTTCCTGTGGATGTTATCAGTGCAACTGAAGTTAAGGAAGAAGGTTATGCAGGCATATTTGACATTGAGGATATGAAGAGTGACCTTGTTGGTGTTGATATTGGTCCCAAGACAGTAAAACTTTTTGAAAACGAACTTTCGAAAGCAAAGACAATTGTTTGGAATGGTCCTCTTGGAGTCTTTGAGATTGAGAAATTCGCACAAGGTACATTTGAAACAGCAAAACTCATTGGAGGACTTGAGGGAGTTACTACTGTTGCAGGTGGCGGAGAAACGGTTGCAGCTTTCAGAAAGTTTAACCTTCAGGATAAGATTACCCATCTTTCAACAGGTGGTGGAGCGTTTCTCGAATTCCTCGAAGGAAAAGTGCTTCCTGCAGTTGATGCGCTAAACGATAAAGAGTAA
- the gap gene encoding type I glyceraldehyde-3-phosphate dehydrogenase, which yields MAKVAINGFGRVGRQVFKRLTEVYPEIEVVAINDLFPPDQLAFLAKYDSNYGIWQRDIKLEGNELVVDGRRTKMFAEKDPTNLPWKDLGVDIVIESSGAFTKRDKAMLHIQAGAKKVIITAPAEGEDITVVLGVNENLLDMEKHVIISNASCTTNSIAPVIKVIHDKIGIEKGFLTTTHSYTQDQRLLDSPHKDPRRARSAATNIIPTTTGAAKAVALTIPELKGKLHGFALRVPTPTVSISVFNAVLKRNATAEEVNGYLKEASETYMKGILGYTEEPLVSSDFKGITYSGVVDALSTMVVDGNLLNVVSWYDNEWGYSCRVADLTKLVVEKAGY from the coding sequence ATGGCAAAAGTTGCAATTAACGGATTTGGTAGAGTTGGAAGGCAGGTATTCAAAAGACTTACAGAAGTTTACCCAGAAATTGAGGTCGTTGCAATTAATGATCTATTTCCACCGGATCAACTTGCATTTCTTGCAAAGTATGACTCTAACTATGGAATTTGGCAAAGGGATATTAAACTTGAAGGAAATGAACTTGTAGTTGACGGAAGAAGAACAAAAATGTTTGCAGAAAAAGATCCAACGAATCTTCCGTGGAAGGACCTGGGCGTTGATATCGTAATTGAATCCTCAGGCGCATTCACAAAGAGAGATAAGGCAATGCTTCACATCCAAGCTGGTGCAAAGAAAGTTATTATTACAGCACCTGCAGAAGGAGAAGACATTACTGTTGTTCTTGGAGTAAACGAAAACTTACTTGATATGGAAAAGCATGTAATTATTTCTAATGCGTCTTGTACAACGAATAGTATTGCACCAGTTATAAAGGTAATTCACGATAAAATTGGCATTGAGAAAGGTTTCCTAACAACAACTCACTCTTATACTCAAGATCAAAGACTTCTTGACTCACCTCACAAGGACCCAAGAAGGGCAAGATCTGCTGCAACTAACATTATCCCGACAACCACTGGTGCAGCAAAGGCAGTAGCGTTAACGATTCCTGAACTTAAAGGGAAACTCCACGGATTTGCATTGAGAGTGCCAACACCAACAGTTTCTATTTCTGTCTTCAATGCGGTTTTAAAAAGAAACGCAACTGCAGAAGAAGTTAACGGATACCTCAAAGAAGCCTCAGAAACCTATATGAAGGGAATTCTTGGATATACCGAAGAGCCGCTTGTTTCATCCGACTTTAAAGGTATTACTTATTCAGGTGTAGTAGATGCGCTTTCAACAATGGTTGTGGATGGGAACCTTTTGAATGTCGTAAGTTGGTATGATAATGAATGGGGATACTCTTGTAGAGTTGCAGATCTTACGAAACTTGTTGTTGAAAAAGCAGGATATTAA